One window from the genome of Enterococcus haemoperoxidus ATCC BAA-382 encodes:
- a CDS encoding SepM family pheromone-processing serine protease: MKNEHEEKISIKSMLPFAVIILLIILMIFPIPYYIEGPGTTENLKEFVTVNNKKDSEPGAFYLTTVGVRKATLASALKAKFSNFEELVSKEELMGSSTSSEYDRIQQYYMDSSKNAAIEQALKLADVPYKMNFKGVYVLAIEDNSSFKGKISVGDTVTGIDGKTFKSSEEFVNYVKNQKVGQKVTVSYLQDGKSKEAEGKLIELPTDKKAGIGIGLTDHTEIESSVPVEIDAGDIGGPSAGLMFTLETYEQLTQKGIRKGHKIAGTGTINTQGVVGRIGGIDKKVVTASKNETEIFFAPDDEITKEMKKAEPDLKTNYEEAKAAAEKIGTKMKIIPVKNVQDALDYLETLKEK; the protein is encoded by the coding sequence ATGAAGAATGAGCATGAAGAAAAAATTTCGATCAAATCGATGCTGCCTTTTGCAGTAATCATATTATTGATCATTCTAATGATTTTCCCTATTCCATATTACATCGAAGGTCCCGGAACAACTGAGAATTTAAAAGAATTTGTAACAGTGAACAATAAAAAGGATTCAGAGCCAGGTGCCTTTTATTTAACAACAGTGGGCGTTCGTAAAGCAACATTAGCTTCAGCGCTAAAAGCAAAATTTTCGAATTTTGAAGAATTGGTTAGTAAAGAAGAGTTGATGGGATCAAGCACAAGCAGCGAATACGATCGAATTCAGCAATATTATATGGATTCTTCAAAAAATGCTGCTATTGAGCAAGCGTTAAAACTCGCTGATGTACCCTATAAAATGAATTTTAAAGGTGTATATGTTTTAGCAATAGAAGATAATTCAAGTTTTAAAGGAAAAATTTCTGTTGGAGATACTGTTACAGGCATCGACGGGAAAACGTTCAAAAGCAGTGAAGAATTTGTGAATTATGTAAAAAATCAAAAGGTTGGACAAAAAGTTACTGTAAGCTATTTACAAGATGGTAAGTCAAAAGAGGCAGAAGGTAAATTGATTGAATTGCCCACAGATAAAAAAGCAGGTATTGGAATTGGCTTAACTGATCATACAGAAATCGAGTCTTCAGTTCCGGTTGAAATTGATGCAGGAGATATTGGAGGACCATCAGCAGGTTTGATGTTCACCTTGGAGACCTATGAGCAATTAACGCAAAAAGGAATTCGCAAAGGGCATAAAATCGCCGGAACAGGTACGATCAATACTCAAGGAGTCGTTGGCCGGATCGGCGGTATTGACAAAAAGGTTGTCACAGCTAGCAAAAACGAAACCGAAATCTTCTTTGCACCTGATGACGAGATCACTAAGGAAATGAAAAAAGCTGAACCAGATCTCAAAACCAATTATGAAGAAGCAAAAGCCGCTGCTGAAAAAATTGGAACAAAGATGAAAATCATACCTGTTAAGAATGTGCAGGATGCATTGGATTATCTTGAAACATTGAAAGAAAAATAA
- a CDS encoding YlbG family protein — translation MQVNEEKEFVIQKRRCLVVWVYSLKQLKTLKRFGLIHYVSRRMKYVVIYMNEEDIESSEAKINGLHFVRKVERSYRPDVEMNFAEKIGTKAAYQYEKEEGFEVEELSTQIRLAENV, via the coding sequence ATGCAAGTTAATGAAGAAAAAGAATTTGTAATACAAAAACGACGCTGTTTGGTTGTATGGGTATACAGCTTAAAGCAATTGAAAACATTGAAGCGTTTCGGACTGATTCACTATGTATCTCGTCGGATGAAATACGTTGTTATCTATATGAATGAAGAAGATATTGAAAGTTCAGAAGCTAAAATCAATGGGTTGCATTTTGTCCGTAAAGTGGAACGATCATATCGTCCTGATGTAGAAATGAATTTTGCTGAAAAAATCGGTACAAAAGCTGCTTACCAGTATGAAAAAGAAGAAGGCTTTGAAGTTGAGGAATTAAGTACTCAAATTCGTTTAGCTGAAAATGTGTAA
- a CDS encoding ComE operon protein 2, with translation MTLERIPWDQYFMAQSVLLSLRSTCTRLEVGATVVRDKRIIAGGYNGSVSGDVHCIDDGCYMVDGHCVRTIHAEMNAILQCAKFGIPTEGAEIYVTHFPCLQCTKMILQAGIKKIHYLKDYRNNEYAMALIKQVGATVDQVTLSKKYFAELQLGEEETASVEEAPQTDQ, from the coding sequence ATGACATTAGAACGAATTCCTTGGGATCAATATTTTATGGCACAAAGTGTATTATTATCATTAAGAAGTACTTGTACTCGTCTAGAAGTTGGTGCAACGGTAGTTAGAGACAAACGCATCATTGCTGGTGGTTATAATGGATCAGTTAGCGGAGATGTTCATTGTATTGATGACGGTTGTTATATGGTCGACGGTCACTGTGTTCGAACGATCCATGCTGAAATGAATGCCATCTTACAGTGTGCTAAGTTTGGTATTCCGACGGAAGGTGCTGAAATTTATGTGACCCATTTTCCATGTTTGCAATGCACTAAGATGATCTTACAAGCAGGAATCAAAAAAATACATTATCTAAAAGATTATCGGAATAACGAATATGCTATGGCTTTGATCAAGCAAGTTGGCGCAACTGTAGATCAAGTCACACTATCAAAGAAATACTTTGCTGAATTACAATTAGGGGAAGAAGAGACTGCTTCAGTGGAAGAAGCACCTCAAACAGATCAATAA
- the coaD gene encoding pantetheine-phosphate adenylyltransferase produces the protein MTKIALFPGSFDPLTNGHLDLIERSTKLFDKVIVGVFVNTNKKALFTVEEKLVLIKKAVAHLENVEIIIQETKLTVESASDLGANFLIRGIRNVKDYEYEKDIAMMNHHLAPELETIFLLADEKYAHISSSLLKEVLKFGGDVSNYLPKSVNQALNQKNREMKPNEE, from the coding sequence ATGACTAAAATTGCTCTTTTTCCTGGAAGTTTCGATCCTTTAACAAATGGTCATTTAGATCTGATTGAACGGAGCACGAAACTATTTGATAAAGTCATTGTAGGGGTTTTTGTGAATACCAACAAAAAAGCTCTTTTTACTGTTGAAGAAAAACTTGTTTTAATTAAAAAAGCGGTCGCACATTTAGAAAATGTGGAAATAATCATTCAAGAAACAAAGCTTACTGTTGAAAGTGCGTCAGATTTAGGTGCTAACTTTTTAATTCGAGGAATAAGAAATGTAAAAGACTACGAGTACGAAAAAGATATTGCGATGATGAACCATCACCTAGCACCTGAATTAGAAACCATTTTTTTGTTAGCAGATGAAAAATATGCGCATATTAGTTCGAGTTTATTAAAAGAAGTGCTGAAATTTGGTGGAGATGTTTCCAATTATTTACCAAAGAGTGTCAATCAAGCACTAAACCAAAAGAATCGTGAGATGAAGCCAAATGAAGAATGA
- the rsmD gene encoding 16S rRNA (guanine(966)-N(2))-methyltransferase RsmD codes for MRVISGEYGGRRLKALDGDNTRPTTDKVKESIFNMIGPYFDGGTALDLYAGSGGLAIEAVSRGMDLGICIEKNFSAVKIIKENIDITKEPAKFIIKKMDANKALEFLKEEKTKVDLVLLDPPYAKQEIEKQIERMLVYDLLSEDGVIVCETDKSVKLPENIGTCVKIRETTYGITQITIYRQEVSND; via the coding sequence ATGCGAGTTATTTCAGGAGAATATGGGGGACGGCGTTTAAAAGCACTAGATGGCGATAATACTCGACCTACTACTGATAAGGTAAAAGAATCGATTTTTAATATGATCGGTCCATATTTTGATGGAGGAACGGCATTAGATTTATATGCAGGCAGCGGTGGTCTTGCAATTGAAGCTGTGTCTAGAGGTATGGATTTAGGGATTTGTATTGAAAAAAACTTCTCTGCCGTTAAAATTATTAAAGAAAATATTGACATAACAAAAGAACCAGCCAAGTTTATCATCAAGAAAATGGATGCCAATAAAGCATTGGAATTTTTGAAAGAAGAAAAAACAAAAGTCGATTTAGTTTTGCTTGATCCGCCGTATGCTAAACAGGAAATTGAAAAGCAAATAGAGCGAATGCTTGTGTATGATTTACTAAGTGAAGACGGAGTTATTGTTTGTGAAACGGATAAATCTGTCAAACTTCCCGAAAATATTGGTACATGTGTAAAAATTCGTGAAACAACGTATGGTATCACGCAAATAACAATTTATAGACAGGAGGTAAGTAATGACTAA
- a CDS encoding YlbF family regulator translates to MIVTEKLFEIEDQTEKLVQAILTSDSIESYKINRQTMYASKDVRDKQKAFLDAKDAFERIEAYGNHAPDFRTKQRAVRQAKRALDVSDEVAEFRFSETEIQTILDLVGMAVAKTISNDIKVDAGNPFFEKGSHSGCGGNCHAS, encoded by the coding sequence ATGATAGTGACAGAAAAACTTTTTGAAATAGAAGATCAAACAGAAAAACTTGTTCAAGCGATTTTAACAAGTGACAGCATTGAATCTTATAAAATAAATCGTCAAACAATGTATGCATCAAAAGATGTACGAGACAAACAAAAAGCATTTTTGGATGCAAAAGATGCCTTTGAACGGATCGAAGCATATGGGAATCATGCACCAGACTTTCGTACTAAACAACGAGCAGTTCGTCAGGCCAAAAGAGCATTGGATGTAAGTGATGAAGTCGCTGAATTCCGTTTTTCTGAAACAGAGATTCAAACGATTTTAGATTTGGTAGGTATGGCGGTAGCTAAAACAATTTCAAATGATATTAAAGTAGATGCCGGAAATCCTTTCTTTGAAAAAGGGAGCCATTCAGGTTGTGGAGGTAATTGTCATGCAAGTTAA
- a CDS encoding DNA internalization-related competence protein ComEC/Rec2: MLQWKKHLKQINNYWIFPVLLAIGTVFLVLEPSILTGTIWFYFISRVLWTGNKAIISISFLCIFILTISCFKTIDKEQQEKLPEATEMKGHLSVLPDKFKIDGDRLQLEGSFFTLKKEKRKVVAFYRLTSEQEKLSWQKETRPIKIKLSGEFETPLAQTNLNGFDYRKYLKENGIYQTLSISSIYKIETESSKLYDGLAWLSRYRKKAIDYCDDTFLKETAMHLKTLIFGFKSSEFSQKEGMLANLGILHLFSLSGMHVTFFVGCFRYLFLRCGITSERLFWMQLLFSIAYAGLTGFSISVVRALMQSMISLTNRKFKWCLSGLDCWSVSLMVSLIFQPYLLFSAGGQLSYGLSFFILYVHPIVARIKNHYIQMYCFSLLLNITMIPLIGLTFFEWQLTSSLFTFLLLPIFEKAILPMLTISLLSSFVCKIKLWIDGLELYFVIQQSVFEWLSRYSTLTLITGAFSPVLFLLICIFLFFFLHLIYIRSKKAYLIGAGLLLLMNNKYFSPKGTIAFIDVGQGDSIFIQTPFHQENILIDTGGKVNFEKEKWAVKTKQTANADYSVIPYLKSKGVKYLDKVLISHGDMDHCGDLLALNEKIPIRSLYFPVGTENKPAFRQILERLKLKGTRSYPILAGASISRSISLKILAPIVPGTGENKDSMVVYTKVSGRSFLFTGDLEKEGEQQMIKQFPTLKVDVLKVGHHGSKTSSDSLFIQTIAPTDGIISCGRNNRFNHPHEETVTTLKQDGVTQFQTDKNGMIYYEWTPFSKMSRAKIIMEED; encoded by the coding sequence CTGCTTCAGTGGAAGAAGCACCTCAAACAGATCAATAATTACTGGATTTTTCCAGTATTATTAGCTATAGGAACAGTTTTTTTAGTTTTAGAACCAAGCATTCTAACAGGTACTATTTGGTTTTATTTTATTAGTCGAGTTCTTTGGACGGGAAACAAGGCGATTATCAGCATTAGTTTTTTGTGTATATTCATTCTGACGATTTCTTGCTTTAAAACCATAGATAAAGAACAACAAGAAAAGCTTCCAGAAGCAACTGAAATGAAAGGACACTTATCTGTATTACCTGATAAATTTAAAATCGATGGTGATCGTCTTCAATTAGAGGGAAGTTTCTTTACACTAAAAAAAGAAAAACGTAAAGTAGTGGCCTTTTATCGACTTACATCTGAACAGGAAAAACTAAGCTGGCAAAAAGAGACTCGACCAATAAAAATTAAACTATCAGGTGAATTTGAAACACCATTAGCACAAACCAATCTCAATGGGTTTGATTATCGAAAGTATTTAAAAGAAAATGGAATATATCAAACATTATCGATTAGTAGTATCTATAAAATTGAAACTGAAAGTTCAAAACTTTATGATGGTTTAGCCTGGTTAAGTCGTTACAGAAAAAAAGCTATTGATTACTGTGACGATACATTTTTGAAAGAAACAGCAATGCATCTTAAAACGTTGATTTTTGGGTTTAAATCTAGTGAGTTTTCTCAAAAAGAAGGCATGTTAGCAAATTTAGGTATTCTTCATTTATTTAGTTTATCTGGAATGCATGTGACATTTTTTGTTGGATGCTTTAGGTATTTATTTTTACGATGTGGGATCACCAGCGAAAGGCTATTTTGGATGCAGCTATTGTTTTCAATTGCTTACGCAGGATTAACTGGCTTTTCCATCAGTGTTGTTCGTGCGTTGATGCAAAGTATGATTTCACTTACAAATCGCAAATTTAAATGGTGTTTATCTGGGTTAGATTGTTGGAGTGTGTCATTAATGGTCAGCTTGATTTTTCAACCGTATTTATTATTTTCTGCAGGTGGCCAGTTAAGTTACGGTTTATCTTTTTTTATTTTATATGTGCATCCTATTGTAGCAAGAATAAAGAATCATTATATTCAGATGTATTGTTTTTCTCTGTTGTTAAACATTACGATGATTCCTTTGATAGGGCTAACATTTTTTGAATGGCAGTTAACAAGTAGTCTTTTTACCTTTTTATTATTACCAATTTTTGAAAAAGCAATCTTGCCGATGTTAACCATTAGTTTGTTAAGTTCATTTGTCTGCAAAATCAAGTTATGGATTGATGGTTTAGAATTGTATTTTGTGATTCAACAATCTGTTTTTGAATGGCTAAGTCGTTACAGCACGCTTACATTGATTACGGGAGCATTTTCACCAGTGCTTTTTCTGTTGATTTGTATTTTCCTTTTCTTCTTCCTTCACTTGATATATATACGTTCAAAAAAAGCCTATTTAATAGGAGCAGGGCTATTGTTGTTGATGAACAATAAGTATTTTTCTCCTAAGGGGACGATTGCTTTTATCGATGTTGGACAAGGAGACAGTATCTTTATTCAAACGCCATTTCATCAAGAAAATATTTTGATTGATACGGGTGGAAAGGTTAATTTTGAAAAAGAAAAATGGGCTGTTAAAACAAAGCAAACAGCGAATGCTGATTATTCGGTGATTCCTTATTTGAAAAGTAAAGGGGTAAAGTATCTTGACAAAGTTTTGATTAGTCATGGAGATATGGATCACTGCGGTGATTTGCTTGCACTCAATGAAAAAATTCCGATTCGTTCACTTTATTTCCCTGTAGGGACAGAAAACAAACCTGCTTTTCGACAGATACTAGAGCGATTAAAACTCAAGGGAACAAGAAGCTATCCAATCTTAGCTGGCGCATCGATCAGTCGTTCGATTTCTTTAAAAATACTTGCTCCAATTGTTCCAGGAACGGGTGAAAATAAAGATTCAATGGTGGTTTATACGAAGGTATCCGGCCGTAGCTTTTTATTTACAGGTGATTTGGAAAAAGAAGGGGAACAACAAATGATAAAACAATTTCCAACATTGAAAGTAGATGTATTAAAAGTAGGTCATCATGGGAGCAAAACGTCATCTGATTCTTTATTTATTCAAACGATTGCTCCGACAGATGGTATCATTTCTTGTGGGCGTAATAATCGATTCAATCATCCACATGAAGAAACAGTAACTACCTTAAAACAAGATGGGGTAACTCAATTTCAAACAGATAAAAATGGAATGATTTATTATGAATGGACACCATTTTCAAAAATGTCTCGAGCTAAAATAATCATGGAAGAAGACTAG
- a CDS encoding sigma-70 family RNA polymerase sigma factor, giving the protein MEKEIILLLQKKDFLGLEKFIDFLGTDIVKCIRAILNHPEEITFRKETENEVFYRIWQKISSYDTDKSSLKTWSLTITRNICLDKKRSIIREQNIIPMAQLPEHASEDKYFEKENFLDLLNYLTEEDQLIFLKYYYYQDAPSDIAKELKMDVSQVYNHLSRGRKKIKQQFDLNV; this is encoded by the coding sequence ATGGAGAAGGAAATTATTTTGTTATTACAAAAGAAAGATTTTTTGGGGTTAGAAAAGTTCATTGATTTTCTTGGTACAGATATCGTTAAATGTATCCGGGCAATCTTAAATCATCCAGAGGAAATAACCTTTCGAAAAGAAACAGAAAATGAGGTTTTTTATCGTATTTGGCAGAAAATTTCTAGTTATGATACAGATAAGAGTAGTTTGAAGACGTGGAGTTTAACGATTACACGTAATATTTGTTTGGATAAAAAACGCTCGATCATTCGTGAACAAAATATTATTCCAATGGCGCAACTACCTGAGCATGCTTCAGAAGATAAATATTTTGAAAAAGAAAACTTCTTGGATTTGTTGAACTATTTAACTGAAGAAGATCAATTGATTTTCCTAAAATACTACTATTATCAAGATGCACCAAGTGACATAGCAAAAGAATTAAAGATGGATGTTTCACAGGTTTATAATCATCTATCCAGAGGACGGAAAAAAATTAAACAACAATTCGATTTGAATGTATAA
- a CDS encoding PH domain-containing protein: MANPFKAVINQLNNEIDKNSKNELNQQQKQNLFNQTKMYIFLQDFIEKVKPYLEEGEEIHAYLPMTNDGQNASAVGLGLLGMYHPESEEAKAYVKNFNDLRGNRILIFTNQRMIFTTIIEFLDQKTFFSYPYTTIKAITLKENKMNYFDWDDSFPPKRVALYTYTFDFESENHIFSELLGQRDADILKRQLSEIPALQDILVTRNIYRKHKFDRVVNNPVLAYKIMYSLPLAVAVIFLILLALGGFFHIGPTKSLFDFTTEPALQMISMWLLY; the protein is encoded by the coding sequence ATGGCAAATCCATTCAAAGCAGTGATTAATCAACTTAATAACGAAATAGACAAAAATTCAAAAAACGAATTGAATCAACAACAGAAACAGAATCTATTCAATCAAACAAAAATGTATATATTTTTACAAGACTTTATCGAAAAAGTGAAGCCGTACTTAGAAGAAGGAGAAGAAATCCATGCCTATCTCCCTATGACAAATGACGGTCAAAATGCTTCTGCTGTTGGTCTTGGTCTTTTGGGTATGTATCACCCTGAATCAGAAGAAGCAAAAGCTTATGTTAAAAATTTCAATGATCTTAGGGGAAATCGGATTCTGATTTTCACCAATCAACGAATGATTTTTACAACAATCATAGAATTTTTAGATCAAAAAACATTTTTTAGTTATCCTTATACAACAATCAAGGCAATCACATTAAAAGAAAATAAAATGAACTATTTTGATTGGGATGACTCTTTTCCACCTAAACGAGTAGCACTTTACACGTATACTTTTGATTTTGAATCGGAAAATCATATTTTTTCAGAATTATTAGGGCAACGAGATGCTGATATTTTAAAGAGGCAATTATCAGAAATCCCAGCATTGCAAGATATTCTTGTTACGAGAAACATTTACCGAAAACATAAATTTGATCGAGTCGTAAATAATCCTGTATTGGCTTATAAAATTATGTATTCTTTACCTCTTGCAGTTGCTGTGATTTTTCTTATCCTCTTAGCTTTGGGAGGCTTCTTTCACATCGGACCAACGAAATCATTGTTTGATTTTACTACAGAACCTGCTTTGCAAATGATTTCCATGTGGCTTTTATACTAA
- a CDS encoding helix-hairpin-helix domain-containing protein, translated as MDYRMLLKKYKQYIFGGIILLSMACSIIVFFLVNATSNKQPDDELAVPLFSSSQSNETDSYSQQIYVDIKGAVVKPGMYEGNANMRVWDAVMLAGGVSDTADTKQVNFSERIVDQMIIYVPKIGEEVEVPEKSSASQESQSKDTSKINLNQASETELQSLPGVGQKKAQEIIRYREENDGFKSIEDLKNISGFGEKTFDKLKESITT; from the coding sequence ATGGATTATCGTATGTTGTTAAAGAAATACAAGCAGTATATATTCGGCGGTATAATTTTGCTTAGCATGGCTTGTAGTATTATTGTCTTTTTTTTAGTGAATGCCACTTCTAATAAGCAGCCTGATGATGAGTTGGCTGTACCTTTATTCAGTTCGTCTCAGTCAAACGAGACAGATTCGTACTCTCAGCAAATATACGTGGATATAAAGGGTGCTGTGGTAAAACCAGGAATGTATGAAGGAAATGCGAATATGCGTGTCTGGGACGCTGTGATGCTTGCTGGAGGGGTAAGCGATACGGCAGATACAAAACAAGTCAACTTTTCTGAGCGAATTGTAGATCAGATGATCATTTATGTTCCTAAGATAGGTGAAGAAGTAGAGGTGCCTGAGAAAAGTAGTGCATCACAAGAAAGCCAAAGTAAAGATACAAGCAAAATCAATCTTAATCAAGCCAGTGAGACTGAATTACAATCTTTACCAGGCGTTGGTCAAAAGAAAGCACAAGAAATCATTCGTTATAGGGAAGAAAACGATGGGTTTAAAAGCATTGAAGATTTAAAGAATATTTCAGGTTTTGGTGAAAAAACTTTTGATAAATTAAAAGAGTCAATTACTACGTAA